Proteins encoded together in one Aminobacter aminovorans window:
- a CDS encoding succinylglutamate desuccinylase/aspartoacylase family protein, protein MANDTRIWTDIDFDKDGKQISCLRLPFSSDRSAYGTIPIPIVCIRNGAGPTALLVAGNHGDEYEGQVALSKLARQFDANELRGRIIILPALNYPAVDAGRRVSPLDQGNLNRMFPGDANGSPTDMIAHYVSEVLLPLADIVIDLHSGGTSLLYLPCCLIRLGKTGAETAKLIELMHVFGAPIGSISDGSGGGGATTLSATAQALGIPALTTELGGGASLSRPGEMLARNGMLRVLKHLGILPDAVVEPAGPTRSMRVDGRQAFTYAPVRGIFEPAVTVGDEVLAGDLAGTIHPIAGPSEPARSVQFAQSGLVACQRAPALTEPGDCLFKLVVDVA, encoded by the coding sequence GTGGCGAACGACACACGCATCTGGACGGACATCGATTTTGACAAGGACGGCAAGCAAATCTCCTGCCTGCGTTTGCCGTTCTCAAGCGATCGTTCGGCCTATGGCACTATCCCCATCCCGATCGTCTGCATCAGGAATGGTGCCGGGCCAACCGCACTGCTGGTCGCCGGCAATCATGGCGATGAGTATGAGGGCCAGGTGGCGCTCAGCAAGCTCGCCCGGCAGTTCGATGCAAACGAGCTCCGCGGCCGCATCATCATCCTGCCGGCATTGAACTATCCCGCGGTCGACGCAGGCAGGCGCGTTTCGCCGCTCGATCAGGGCAATCTCAACCGGATGTTTCCCGGCGACGCCAATGGCTCACCGACTGACATGATCGCCCATTATGTCTCAGAGGTGCTGCTGCCGCTCGCCGATATCGTCATCGACCTGCATTCCGGTGGCACCTCGTTGCTCTATCTCCCCTGCTGCCTGATCCGCCTCGGCAAGACCGGAGCCGAGACGGCAAAACTCATCGAGCTCATGCATGTCTTCGGCGCTCCCATCGGCTCGATCAGCGACGGTTCGGGCGGCGGTGGCGCCACAACCCTGTCGGCGACAGCGCAGGCGCTCGGCATTCCTGCCCTGACGACCGAACTCGGTGGCGGGGCGTCTCTGTCTCGGCCGGGCGAAATGCTCGCCCGAAACGGGATGCTGCGGGTGCTGAAACATCTGGGCATCCTTCCCGACGCCGTCGTCGAGCCGGCTGGGCCAACACGATCCATGCGGGTCGATGGCAGGCAGGCCTTCACCTATGCGCCGGTCAGGGGAATCTTCGAGCCTGCCGTGACCGTGGGAGACGAGGTTCTAGCTGGAGATCTTGCCGGCACAATCCATCCGATCGCTGGGCCGTCGGAGCCTGCCAGGTCGGTGCAGTTCGCGCAGTCCGGTCTCGTTGCCTGCCAACGGGCTCCCGCACTAACCGAGCCAGGAGATTGCCTGTTCAAGCTTGTAGTGGACGTAGCCTAA